A DNA window from Desulfovibrio intestinalis contains the following coding sequences:
- a CDS encoding cache domain-containing protein produces the protein MLCDLDSHTKSAVEKLIPFMPEIGRCRTVFAQLERQWTWIALTGKINCNAIASTLFDFIFKTRDTFGLLRHDLTGMLAEKLLEKAVREMSPVAQVVMDIIKRNLYERTADVSFLATDGEIIRFLQEGAGDMPGMRARLQAYRAKYSVYRDILVLDPQGRVRVQLDAARPVSASHDPLIGQTLASQDFVETFRPTDLSPDGNAALVYSHAIRAEGTAAPLGVLCLVFDMEGEAADLFSGMARFANDMAVLLLDERGEAFASSNAIAAPVGRVYHCDSATSFSITGFGGKTSLAVSRPSEGYQGYTGQPWRAQVLCSAQSAFADRPTDGLDAELVRREADFSAQLTSIEEQASDVMGDLTLAALNGQIMAARQSGNAREDERHAAQALPPILDAVRKMCVQMEREFHRFTNGLLNTVTASRLNDASFLASITVEIMDRNLYERANDCRWWALTPDFRKILAQPSVSRGDLARLEGVLEYINSYYTVYSNLFLYNAHGVIVACSRPSERGRYGEQISEDYVRRTLALTDSNDFAVSPFRVTELYRPDGEARPSYIYSAPVLPPEGGAAVGGIGIVFDSLPQFEGMLDDTLPRDCAGAVLKGAAGFFVEAGGVVVASSTPDMTPGENCRLPAEWLALGQGECASHLESVDGVLYAVGCACSRGYREYKRDGRYANDVLCVMRLPI, from the coding sequence TGCCGCACGGTGTTTGCGCAGCTTGAGCGGCAGTGGACCTGGATAGCCCTTACGGGAAAAATCAACTGCAATGCCATTGCCTCCACACTGTTCGACTTCATTTTTAAAACGCGCGACACCTTTGGGCTTCTGCGTCACGACCTCACTGGCATGCTGGCGGAAAAACTGCTCGAAAAAGCAGTGCGCGAGATGTCGCCAGTGGCCCAGGTGGTTATGGACATCATCAAGCGCAATCTTTACGAGCGCACAGCGGATGTCAGCTTTCTGGCTACAGACGGGGAGATTATACGCTTCCTTCAGGAAGGGGCTGGCGATATGCCCGGCATGCGCGCCCGGCTGCAAGCTTACCGCGCCAAGTACAGCGTATACCGCGATATTCTTGTGCTTGATCCGCAGGGGCGTGTGCGGGTGCAGCTGGACGCCGCCAGACCTGTAAGCGCCTCGCACGATCCGCTTATAGGGCAAACGCTGGCTTCGCAGGATTTTGTGGAGACGTTCCGGCCCACAGACCTTTCGCCAGACGGAAATGCGGCGCTTGTCTACTCGCACGCGATCCGCGCTGAAGGCACAGCGGCTCCGTTGGGGGTGCTGTGTCTTGTTTTTGATATGGAGGGAGAAGCCGCCGATCTTTTTTCTGGTATGGCCCGTTTTGCCAATGACATGGCTGTGCTGCTGCTGGACGAGCGCGGAGAAGCCTTTGCCAGCAGCAACGCCATAGCGGCGCCCGTGGGGCGCGTGTACCACTGCGACAGCGCCACAAGTTTTTCCATAACCGGATTTGGCGGCAAAACCTCTTTGGCTGTTTCGCGCCCGTCAGAGGGCTACCAGGGATATACAGGGCAGCCGTGGCGTGCGCAGGTGCTCTGCAGCGCGCAAAGCGCCTTTGCGGACAGGCCCACAGATGGGCTGGATGCCGAACTGGTGCGCCGCGAGGCGGATTTTTCCGCGCAGCTGACCAGCATTGAAGAACAGGCCAGCGACGTTATGGGCGATCTGACCCTGGCGGCGCTCAACGGGCAGATCATGGCCGCCCGTCAGAGCGGTAATGCCAGAGAGGACGAGCGGCACGCCGCCCAGGCCCTGCCCCCCATTCTGGACGCAGTGCGGAAAATGTGTGTGCAAATGGAGCGTGAATTTCACCGGTTCACCAATGGCCTGCTGAATACTGTGACTGCCTCGCGCCTTAACGATGCCTCGTTTCTTGCCTCCATTACCGTTGAAATTATGGACCGCAACCTCTACGAGCGCGCCAATGACTGCCGTTGGTGGGCACTGACGCCCGATTTTCGCAAGATTCTGGCGCAGCCGTCTGTCAGCAGGGGGGATCTGGCCCGGCTTGAGGGCGTGCTGGAATACATCAACAGTTACTACACGGTGTATTCCAATCTTTTTCTGTACAATGCGCACGGCGTTATTGTGGCCTGTTCCCGGCCTTCGGAGCGGGGCCGCTATGGGGAGCAGATAAGTGAAGATTATGTGCGCCGCACACTGGCGTTGACGGATTCCAACGATTTCGCCGTTTCGCCTTTCCGCGTTACAGAGCTTTATCGGCCGGACGGCGAGGCCCGTCCTTCTTACATATACAGCGCGCCAGTGCTTCCGCCCGAAGGCGGCGCGGCGGTTGGCGGCATTGGTATTGTCTTTGATTCCTTGCCTCAGTTCGAGGGCATGCTGGACGACACGCTGCCCAGAGATTGCGCTGGCGCGGTACTGAAAGGGGCAGCGGGATTCTTTGTAGAGGCGGGGGGCGTTGTTGTGGCTTCCAGCACGCCCGACATGACGCCGGGCGAAAACTGCCGGCTGCCCGCCGAATGGCTGGCGTTGGGGCAGGGTGAGTGCGCCTCACATCTGGAATCCGTTGATGGTGTGCTGTATGCCGTGGGCTGCGCCTGCTCGCGCGGCTATCGGGAGTACAAGCGCGACGGGCGCTACGCCAATGACGTGTTGTGCGTTATGCGCCTGCCGATCTAG
- a CDS encoding GNAT family N-acetyltransferase, with translation MKPNDHTSIPAGATLHLRRALATDHAALADLWKRSVLATHHFLTPLAVDELYTALLQEYLPGVEELWLAEYGQSTAEMADAPTPGTDSVKTGKDAKPSADFPRPVGFMGFNWPQIEMLFVEPEFFGHGIGKTLLALTQKRAIAEVATLTLDVNEQNPAALAFYARMGFAVTGRSPVDGQGRPYPLLHMAWRQP, from the coding sequence ATGAAACCAAACGACCATACATCAATACCCGCAGGCGCAACCCTGCACTTACGCCGTGCCCTGGCAACAGACCACGCCGCTCTTGCCGATCTTTGGAAGCGCAGCGTGCTGGCAACGCACCATTTTCTCACGCCCTTGGCGGTGGATGAGCTTTATACCGCCCTGCTGCAAGAATATTTGCCGGGAGTGGAAGAATTGTGGCTGGCAGAATACGGGCAGTCCACCGCAGAAATGGCAGACGCCCCCACGCCGGGAACGGACAGTGTGAAAACCGGAAAAGACGCAAAACCGTCGGCTGATTTTCCCCGGCCAGTGGGCTTTATGGGTTTCAACTGGCCGCAGATAGAAATGCTTTTTGTAGAACCGGAATTTTTTGGCCACGGCATCGGCAAGACGCTTCTTGCCCTTACGCAAAAGCGGGCCATTGCAGAAGTTGCAACACTGACACTTGATGTTAATGAGCAAAACCCCGCCGCCTTGGCCTTTTACGCACGCATGGGCTTTGCGGTGACAGGCCGTTCCCCTGTGGACGGGCAGGGCCGCCCGTACCCCCTCTTGCATATGGCATGGCGGCAGCCATAG
- a CDS encoding translocation/assembly module TamB domain-containing protein → MTSASTKPGQTDLTAGGFKAEAAGSASATPEASASGVSGTGAASASNGGGKWPGKGQKTRGRAARIWSVLWRGLALLLLVLLLFLAGVLLALRSESVQAWLKDEINATLAASAAESGLHIRLTKLSGSLPFTAEVGLELSDPQGLWLEAPQNTFIWDWAALPGRLRIAELTSREPRLLRLPDLPPSPPAPPSPPMTEASLRTVLGQAVRTLNGLPGWLPDVQLDRLAVVDAQLPESLLGGVAPTGAAKNADEKKSADGEEAKKDGTPDAESTALKAEASSAPVEAADATDTANSSSSAASSLPADSYFLANFDASLKAGSTGGGLKAVLAASALGNAPLPLPGAQSGGIEARLEVKIVPRRNETDTSSRVVLAASSTLEVNVLPAGSAQKTASQALPGDAPQSDSRAKVEESANLVEPAQTGVSAAPVPTGGRAPDKVAATSTSAGPLATLIGEGARLSLVFECQIDALENPPLADGPEAQASAARMGLSGFALEAGPLSLKGHAIWQDHPVPPATDSAHPAPALPTTLRPVAGQKSWLSGPVFVNAQINLAASKNMPPPSGQSAASEESANPLDMLAAPASVLLTATGPLEAPDINLRAECADLRMGAHKLEQLMLNLGATPLNWGEVLLVVEDHENNSAPASSTPSVAASATGAESSSATLVEDAAPQKDAPAKKPQLTAQLDVSGKWDNEPLSLESQIFAGRGEDNILQAGLRKLRLSALGLEAAGQLAASLPPGSMPACDGKLDMRVANWAALSTLVPGARLDGEAALSLELKADRVPVTVKETSAAAQNDQNGQNTSASGTQAENENASATPAPSDTEAPASADAAAAKPAQRYSQKAELRWSVPRLSYSTGSGAPLTLQGLVGEVTLKDIFGAGNLAARLDLASVRQGDLNLGARVRASGALNGPLDASVETSGSVAAHVNARWQPGLVQVQRLEAHLSGRDLGFKAIPGATLRYADSGLDLAGLDIRMVPGGRLRAQAALGQDKLDVRLDLEGLALTPWKKFVPALPEGTVEARARLTGTPARPGGDFRLGVRQLRIPGSPLKPLNLGLAGRIEASGGSSGSLVARLEMDKESIQALGGSEARLEVRLPLLFGKDGLPEPNMQGPLRGQVRWKGAAGPLWTLLPVADQRFAGNVDVAVDLGGTLTAPSAKGSVVVDKGKYENLLQGVLLTNINLRLNLEEGRKGSSGKKQGGLPGIARLELDASGGLGGKLRVAGFANLDGSKLDIKTTIDHLRPLSRRDIRIELSGEAGVTGSAAAPHVNGKIVVNQGLIQLNKLAVGGSVTTLPISEAPAVSQASQVAAPEKPVAQGSLNLNIVIPGRFIVEGHGLSSEWKADILISGTPEDPQVTGQVTAVKGSFDFLTKIFKLSRGTITFAGGALSNPLLDIKLANETPNLTSYVTISGTVRKMKLSLSSEPELPRDEILAQILFGKSTNELGRLENLRLAGAVAQLAGFGSSEGGIFDMTRKALGVDVLRLNSPTGQSSGDQSGDEGMGAGTSVEMGKYITDIIYVGVQQGMKQGSTAFIIQLEVTPRTSLELRSEQQSTWGGIRWKYNY, encoded by the coding sequence ATGACAAGCGCTTCAACAAAGCCTGGACAAACTGATCTCACTGCGGGCGGCTTTAAGGCCGAGGCCGCAGGTTCAGCTTCGGCCACGCCTGAAGCTTCAGCTTCCGGCGTATCCGGCACTGGTGCGGCGTCTGCATCCAATGGGGGCGGCAAGTGGCCGGGCAAAGGCCAAAAAACACGGGGACGCGCCGCCCGCATCTGGTCTGTGCTGTGGCGGGGTCTGGCCTTGCTGCTGCTTGTGTTGCTGCTTTTTCTGGCTGGCGTGCTGCTGGCCCTGCGCAGTGAAAGCGTACAGGCATGGCTCAAGGATGAAATCAACGCAACTCTGGCAGCCTCGGCGGCAGAAAGCGGGCTGCACATACGCCTGACCAAACTTTCCGGTTCATTGCCGTTCACGGCTGAGGTGGGGCTTGAATTGTCCGACCCTCAAGGCCTGTGGCTCGAAGCGCCGCAGAATACCTTTATATGGGATTGGGCCGCCCTGCCGGGGCGTTTGCGCATTGCCGAGCTGACCAGCCGTGAACCACGCCTGCTGCGCCTGCCGGATCTCCCCCCATCGCCTCCTGCGCCGCCCTCTCCACCAATGACGGAAGCCTCTTTACGAACAGTTCTGGGGCAGGCCGTGCGGACCCTCAATGGTCTGCCCGGCTGGCTGCCTGATGTGCAGCTTGACCGTCTGGCTGTTGTGGACGCGCAGCTTCCCGAATCCCTGCTTGGCGGCGTTGCACCAACTGGCGCTGCAAAGAACGCAGATGAAAAAAAATCCGCTGACGGCGAAGAGGCGAAGAAAGACGGCACCCCTGACGCCGAAAGCACCGCCCTCAAGGCAGAGGCTTCGAGTGCGCCCGTAGAGGCAGCCGATGCCACGGATACGGCGAACAGCAGTTCTTCAGCTGCTTCTTCCCTGCCAGCGGACAGCTATTTTCTGGCAAACTTTGACGCCAGCCTCAAAGCCGGAAGCACGGGCGGCGGCCTCAAGGCTGTACTGGCGGCTTCTGCCCTGGGTAACGCTCCCCTGCCGCTGCCCGGCGCACAAAGCGGCGGAATTGAAGCGCGTCTTGAAGTAAAAATTGTCCCCCGGCGCAACGAAACAGATACGTCTTCTCGCGTAGTGCTGGCCGCGTCCAGCACGCTCGAAGTCAACGTTCTGCCAGCAGGTTCTGCCCAAAAAACGGCCAGCCAAGCCTTACCCGGTGATGCGCCACAATCCGACAGTAGAGCCAAGGTTGAAGAATCTGCCAACCTCGTGGAGCCAGCGCAAACAGGAGTATCCGCTGCTCCCGTCCCTACCGGGGGGCGCGCTCCAGACAAGGTTGCGGCGACAAGCACGTCCGCTGGCCCGCTGGCAACGCTCATCGGTGAAGGCGCACGGCTTTCTCTGGTCTTTGAATGCCAAATAGACGCTTTGGAAAATCCCCCTTTGGCAGATGGCCCAGAAGCACAGGCCAGCGCCGCCCGCATGGGCCTATCCGGATTTGCCCTCGAGGCAGGGCCGCTGTCCCTGAAAGGACACGCGATCTGGCAAGACCACCCTGTTCCGCCCGCCACAGACTCCGCGCACCCCGCGCCTGCATTGCCGACGACGCTTCGGCCTGTAGCCGGGCAGAAATCCTGGCTTTCCGGGCCGGTGTTTGTGAACGCGCAGATCAACCTTGCTGCCAGCAAAAATATGCCTCCGCCAAGCGGACAAAGCGCAGCTTCAGAAGAAAGCGCCAATCCGCTGGACATGCTGGCCGCTCCAGCCTCGGTGCTCCTTACCGCTACCGGGCCGCTGGAGGCTCCAGACATCAACTTGAGGGCAGAATGCGCCGACCTGCGCATGGGCGCGCACAAACTTGAACAGCTTATGCTGAACCTTGGCGCAACACCGCTGAACTGGGGTGAAGTGCTGCTTGTGGTTGAAGACCACGAAAATAACTCTGCGCCAGCCAGCAGCACACCTTCTGTAGCTGCAAGCGCCACCGGGGCGGAATCATCCAGTGCCACACTGGTTGAAGACGCTGCGCCTCAAAAAGATGCCCCGGCAAAAAAACCGCAACTTACAGCCCAGCTGGACGTGAGCGGCAAGTGGGACAATGAGCCCCTGAGCCTTGAAAGCCAGATTTTCGCGGGCCGCGGCGAAGACAATATTTTACAGGCAGGCCTGCGCAAACTGCGTCTTAGCGCACTTGGGCTTGAGGCTGCGGGGCAACTGGCGGCAAGCCTGCCCCCAGGGTCCATGCCCGCGTGCGATGGCAAACTTGATATGCGTGTGGCCAACTGGGCGGCTCTTTCTACCTTGGTACCGGGCGCGCGCCTTGACGGTGAAGCTGCCCTGAGCCTTGAGCTGAAAGCCGACCGCGTGCCCGTGACGGTAAAAGAAACCAGTGCCGCCGCGCAAAATGACCAGAACGGACAAAATACGTCCGCTTCGGGCACACAGGCGGAGAATGAAAACGCGTCTGCCACGCCTGCGCCCTCCGATACTGAAGCTCCCGCTTCTGCCGATGCGGCAGCGGCAAAGCCCGCGCAACGCTACAGCCAGAAAGCCGAACTGCGTTGGAGCGTGCCGCGCCTGAGCTACAGCACGGGTTCCGGTGCTCCCCTTACGTTGCAAGGACTTGTTGGAGAAGTGACGCTCAAGGATATTTTTGGCGCTGGCAATCTGGCCGCACGGCTTGACCTTGCCAGCGTGCGCCAGGGCGACCTGAACCTTGGGGCCAGGGTGCGTGCAAGCGGCGCTCTTAACGGCCCGCTTGACGCCAGTGTGGAAACAAGCGGCTCTGTGGCAGCGCATGTCAACGCCCGCTGGCAGCCGGGCCTGGTGCAGGTGCAAAGGCTTGAGGCCCATTTGAGTGGCCGCGACCTTGGATTCAAGGCAATACCGGGAGCAACCCTGCGCTACGCAGATTCCGGCCTTGATCTGGCCGGGCTGGACATTCGCATGGTTCCCGGCGGCAGGCTGCGTGCGCAGGCGGCCCTTGGGCAAGACAAGCTTGACGTTCGCCTGGATCTTGAAGGGCTCGCCCTTACCCCGTGGAAAAAATTTGTGCCTGCGCTGCCGGAAGGCACGGTGGAGGCACGCGCCCGCCTTACAGGCACTCCTGCACGGCCCGGTGGCGATTTTCGCCTTGGCGTGCGCCAGTTGCGCATACCCGGTAGCCCCCTGAAGCCCCTGAACCTGGGGCTGGCGGGCCGCATTGAAGCCAGCGGCGGTTCCAGTGGCAGCCTTGTGGCCCGGCTTGAGATGGACAAGGAAAGCATTCAGGCGCTGGGCGGCAGCGAAGCACGGCTTGAAGTACGGCTGCCCCTGCTTTTCGGTAAAGACGGCCTGCCAGAGCCCAATATGCAGGGCCCCCTGCGCGGGCAGGTACGCTGGAAGGGAGCCGCAGGGCCTCTCTGGACTTTGCTGCCTGTGGCCGACCAGCGCTTTGCGGGTAATGTGGACGTGGCCGTGGATTTGGGTGGAACCCTGACAGCCCCGTCTGCCAAGGGTTCTGTGGTGGTAGACAAGGGCAAGTATGAAAATTTGCTACAAGGCGTGCTGCTGACCAATATCAACCTGCGCCTCAATCTTGAAGAAGGCCGTAAAGGCAGTTCAGGCAAAAAGCAGGGCGGCCTGCCCGGCATTGCCCGGCTGGAACTGGACGCCTCCGGTGGTCTTGGCGGCAAACTGCGGGTAGCGGGATTCGCCAATCTTGACGGCAGCAAGCTGGACATCAAAACCACCATAGACCATCTGCGCCCCCTGAGCCGCCGCGACATTCGCATCGAACTTTCAGGAGAAGCAGGAGTGACCGGCAGCGCCGCTGCCCCGCACGTCAACGGAAAAATCGTCGTCAATCAGGGGCTTATACAGCTCAACAAGCTGGCTGTGGGTGGCAGCGTCACTACCCTGCCCATCAGTGAGGCCCCTGCCGTTTCTCAGGCCTCTCAGGTTGCCGCGCCTGAAAAACCCGTTGCACAGGGCAGCCTGAACCTGAATATTGTGATTCCGGGCCGCTTTATCGTTGAAGGCCACGGGCTTTCCAGCGAATGGAAGGCCGATATTCTGATCTCCGGCACGCCGGAAGATCCGCAGGTCACGGGGCAGGTCACGGCAGTCAAAGGCAGCTTTGACTTTTTGACCAAGATATTCAAGCTGTCACGCGGCACCATTACCTTTGCCGGGGGCGCGCTGAGCAATCCCCTGCTGGACATCAAACTTGCCAACGAGACTCCCAATCTTACCTCTTATGTGACCATATCGGGCACAGTGCGCAAAATGAAGCTGTCCCTGAGCAGCGAACCGGAACTGCCCAGAGACGAAATTCTGGCCCAGATTCTTTTTGGCAAAAGCACCAATGAACTGGGGCGGCTGGAAAACCTGCGGCTTGCCGGAGCAGTGGCCCAATTGGCAGGCTTCGGGTCAAGTGAGGGCGGCATTTTTGATATGACCCGCAAGGCCTTGGGCGTTGACGTGCTTCGCCTGAATTCTCCCACAGGACAAAGCTCCGGGGATCAGTCCGGCGATGAAGGCATGGGGGCGGGCACCTCGGTGGAAATGGGCAAGTACATTACAGACATTATCTACGTCGGTGTGCAGCAAGGCATGAAACAAGGCAGCACAGCCTTTATCATTCAGCTTGAAGTCACGCCTCGCACCAGCCTTGAGTTGCGCTCGGAGCAACAGAGCACCTGGGGCGGCATACGCTGGAAATACAACTACTAG
- a CDS encoding autotransporter assembly complex protein TamA, protein MRSVFSTKFSRSARTRHAGNPFGGHAGPWFAPLRCLVALLLLLQLSGCGLLSAKVEDPHEQQEQESLEAAWRGDPVPYTLRIKVKDGPSSLEGRMKSVSQLEQLANEPPDSMLALERRARADVETAVRLLHSQCYYEGTAGFSLDEEAKPVRVTLTLTAGPRYTLGRADVNYEPPPDVPGYFKTREREVGFWGLETKTMPPPSFPASVPGVTVGQPVVADTLLNAVAALPEKLRTQGYPLAEVAQSRYTLDPEKRQVNADIIVKTGPPALMGSVDVKGNQGVNSSYLQRLAPWVPGEEPWDDELMDDYANHLRGLGLFRSVEIRPQEEALAQKNATAINGAPTKSKDGVPVLPLEVTVAELPFRSVGGSARYDTDTGLGVEGFWEHRNLFDNGEKLVVSAPIATQVQGIKAAFEKPAFLVREQRLLASASALRENTEAYKSTAGSASAALERRVSRLWWASIGAGGQSGSIKENDKSEQFYGYAGPKASVRRDSRNNILNPTSGSEIVLKANPYSGFYGESFTVMAGSLEASGYYAPFRKDGRPDDKLVLAGRVEAGAMSGAALRNIPGSLRYYAGGAGSVRGYPYQSVGPEDKNGDPLGGRSFQEISLEARYKITDDIGLVPFLDGGMVYRDEVPRIIGDMNWGTGIGLRYYTPIGPLRLDIGTPLQPRDGDPPVQIYVSIGQSF, encoded by the coding sequence ATGCGCAGTGTATTCAGCACAAAATTCTCGCGGTCTGCCCGAACCCGCCATGCCGGAAACCCTTTCGGCGGGCACGCAGGCCCGTGGTTTGCACCGCTTCGCTGTCTTGTCGCGCTGCTGTTGCTGCTGCAACTTTCCGGCTGTGGTCTGCTGTCTGCAAAAGTTGAAGATCCCCACGAACAGCAGGAGCAGGAGTCCCTTGAAGCCGCATGGCGCGGCGATCCGGTACCCTATACCCTGCGCATCAAGGTCAAGGACGGCCCGTCTTCTCTTGAAGGCAGAATGAAGTCTGTAAGCCAGCTGGAGCAACTCGCCAACGAACCGCCCGACAGCATGCTTGCTCTGGAACGCCGTGCCCGCGCCGACGTGGAAACAGCCGTCAGACTTTTGCACTCCCAATGCTATTATGAGGGAACTGCGGGTTTCAGCCTTGATGAAGAAGCCAAGCCCGTTCGCGTTACCCTCACCCTTACGGCCGGGCCGCGTTATACGCTGGGCCGCGCTGATGTGAATTATGAACCACCGCCCGACGTTCCCGGCTATTTCAAAACGCGCGAGCGTGAAGTGGGCTTTTGGGGGCTGGAAACCAAAACCATGCCGCCGCCTTCCTTTCCCGCAAGCGTGCCGGGAGTCACAGTGGGGCAACCCGTTGTGGCCGATACGCTGCTGAACGCGGTTGCAGCGCTGCCCGAAAAACTGCGCACCCAGGGCTACCCTCTGGCCGAAGTCGCCCAGTCCCGCTATACCCTTGACCCCGAAAAGCGCCAGGTCAATGCCGATATTATTGTAAAAACCGGGCCTCCTGCCCTTATGGGCAGCGTGGACGTAAAGGGCAATCAGGGCGTCAATTCTTCGTACTTGCAAAGGCTCGCCCCCTGGGTTCCCGGTGAGGAACCCTGGGACGATGAGCTTATGGATGATTACGCCAACCACCTGCGAGGGCTGGGGCTTTTTCGTTCTGTAGAAATACGCCCGCAGGAAGAGGCGCTGGCCCAAAAGAACGCCACTGCCATAAACGGCGCCCCCACCAAGAGCAAGGACGGCGTGCCCGTGCTGCCGCTGGAAGTCACGGTGGCAGAGCTGCCCTTCCGGTCCGTGGGCGGCAGCGCCCGCTATGACACGGACACAGGCCTTGGCGTGGAAGGCTTTTGGGAGCACCGCAATCTTTTTGACAATGGCGAAAAGCTCGTTGTCAGCGCGCCCATTGCCACACAAGTGCAGGGTATCAAGGCTGCCTTTGAAAAACCGGCCTTCCTTGTGCGTGAGCAGCGCCTTTTGGCGTCGGCCTCAGCCCTGCGCGAAAATACAGAAGCTTACAAAAGCACGGCAGGCAGTGCCTCCGCCGCGCTTGAACGGCGCGTTTCGCGATTGTGGTGGGCCAGCATCGGAGCCGGAGGCCAAAGCGGCTCCATCAAGGAAAACGACAAGTCCGAACAGTTTTACGGCTACGCGGGCCCCAAGGCCAGCGTGCGGCGCGACAGCCGAAACAACATACTCAATCCTACAAGCGGTTCGGAAATTGTCCTCAAGGCCAACCCCTACTCCGGGTTTTATGGCGAAAGCTTCACGGTCATGGCCGGGTCGCTGGAAGCCAGCGGCTATTACGCGCCTTTTCGCAAAGACGGGCGGCCTGACGACAAACTCGTTCTGGCGGGCAGGGTTGAAGCCGGGGCCATGTCGGGCGCGGCTTTGCGCAATATTCCCGGCAGCCTGCGCTACTACGCGGGCGGCGCTGGCTCTGTGCGCGGCTATCCCTACCAATCCGTCGGGCCGGAAGACAAAAATGGCGATCCCCTTGGCGGGCGATCTTTTCAGGAAATCAGCCTTGAAGCGCGCTATAAAATTACTGACGATATAGGTCTGGTGCCCTTCCTTGACGGCGGTATGGTCTACAGGGACGAAGTGCCCCGCATCATCGGCGATATGAACTGGGGTACGGGCATAGGCCTGCGCTACTATACCCCCATTGGCCCGCTGCGGCTGGACATCGGTACCCCCTTGCAACCGCGCGACGGCGATCCCCCTGTACAAATCTATGTGAGCATAGGGCAGTCTTTCTGA
- a CDS encoding DsrE family protein yields the protein MNYDLCLHIDSKEPAILKLVLMNAANYIKALPGERFQLVVVANGPSAVQFHKSNEEFRAIAAPLQEQGLRIAICANALANSNMTRDDIWPGCDVVPAGLVEIVRLQREGFAYIKP from the coding sequence ATGAACTACGATCTCTGCCTGCACATAGACAGCAAGGAACCAGCCATTTTAAAATTGGTTCTGATGAATGCGGCCAACTACATCAAGGCACTGCCCGGCGAACGTTTTCAGCTTGTTGTTGTGGCCAACGGCCCTTCCGCCGTCCAGTTCCACAAAAGCAATGAAGAGTTTCGGGCAATTGCCGCCCCCCTTCAGGAACAAGGGTTGCGCATTGCAATTTGCGCCAATGCCCTGGCCAACAGTAATATGACGCGCGACGACATCTGGCCGGGCTGCGACGTAGTGCCTGCTGGTCTTGTGGAGATTGTGCGTCTGCAACGCGAAGGCTTTGCTTACATAAAGCCTTAA
- the thiM gene encoding hydroxyethylthiazole kinase has translation MKVFADILDTVRRCGPVVHCITNYVTVNDCANIILAAGGSPIMADDVAEVEDIVALSQALVINIGTLNSRTVEAMLAAGRRANSLGRPVVLDPVGAGASALRNDTLQRLLQEVRFTAIKGNISEIGFLTGEDAKARGVDAEGASLVTEGNLKEAASMARRLSESTGAVVVVSGAIDIVAHADGVWTVRNGHPLMARITGSGCMSAAIIGCCLGVLPAEAPQACLCAVSSMGVAGEIAAENMANAGGGTGSFRALLLDAMSMLDGPFLTCRADVKYM, from the coding sequence ATGAAAGTTTTTGCAGATATTTTGGATACCGTACGGCGCTGTGGTCCCGTGGTGCACTGCATTACGAACTACGTCACGGTCAACGACTGCGCCAATATAATTCTGGCCGCTGGCGGGTCGCCCATAATGGCCGACGATGTGGCGGAAGTGGAAGATATTGTGGCCCTGTCCCAAGCCCTGGTCATCAACATAGGCACGCTCAACAGCCGCACAGTTGAAGCTATGCTTGCCGCTGGCAGACGCGCCAACAGCCTGGGGCGGCCAGTGGTGCTTGACCCTGTGGGCGCGGGGGCTTCGGCCTTGCGCAACGACACCTTGCAACGCCTGCTGCAAGAGGTGCGGTTTACGGCCATCAAGGGCAATATTTCGGAGATAGGCTTTCTGACTGGCGAAGACGCCAAAGCCAGAGGCGTAGATGCTGAAGGTGCTTCTCTTGTGACCGAGGGCAATCTGAAAGAGGCGGCCAGTATGGCCCGGCGGCTCAGTGAAAGCACGGGAGCCGTTGTCGTGGTCAGCGGAGCCATTGATATTGTGGCGCATGCTGACGGCGTATGGACAGTGCGCAACGGACATCCGCTCATGGCGCGCATCACTGGTTCCGGCTGCATGTCTGCCGCAATCATCGGTTGCTGCCTTGGTGTGCTGCCCGCAGAGGCTCCTCAGGCCTGTTTGTGCGCAGTAAGCAGTATGGGTGTTGCTGGCGAGATTGCTGCTGAAAATATGGCCAATGCTGGCGGCGGCACGGGCAGCTTCCGCGCCTTGTTGCTGGACGCAATGAGTATGCTTGACGGGCCGTTCCTGACCTGCCGGGCAGATGTGAAGTATATGTGA